The Cryptococcus deuterogattii R265 chromosome 3, complete sequence genome has a segment encoding these proteins:
- a CDS encoding nucleolar protein 14, with the protein MAPSQLAQLKAALNTAGLSRKTHSKKDKKAYKKGGARETDRAKKLEKLEEIRKNLNKFDERETRVKHDVGGRNLKGVVGRPSASKQAGLEQRKKTLLPEHQLRDHRGTFRDRRFGENDPSMSIEDRMLERYTRERQRGQGKKGMFNLEDEDEPFGELDDGFALGGLTHGGRSVMDLPGDDFVAQGLADEDEDEEENRAGRIDKRVVSRVHFGGFEDATEEDLPEKKKSKQEVMSEIIAKSKEHKYERQQQREMDAELREELDDDIADLQMLLAENAPITPAATVFPTTSKPHPDPVPLPGGEVIGDGEYDQIVRSLAFDARAKPKNRTKTEEELALEEKENLEKAEAKRLRRMRGESVSDGEEEEGSRKKRKADNKKPDADDLEDDYVEDEALLGPGLTREQIETMVLSGSETGSDDEEDEEAGTEEEEESFDEDAEEEDESDVESAMEDLDESEEVSMSEDEEVEPVVKRTKGKKTERTEKVKEIPYTFPCPANIEEFEEIVDPLEDSALPTVVQRIRALHHPSLAQGNKEKLQEFLGVLIDYVLILSSRPSPPFSLIQTLVPHLTALVKLNPVTAAAHFVEKIKLMQKNLSRGLTRGATKPDSKTFPGAPELALLRLVGLFWSTSDYSHPVVVPAVLLMGQYLSQSRVRSLRDLASGLFLCSLLAQYESLSKRILPEAVNFVASSILILLPRRKGAEINKTYPDLKAPSTSLYLNLPSSVVPSRPVDLGSAVNAIEDQDGEEAEQLKDGLLVVACKLVDKFAGLYLDSEAFVEMMSPVKQVLEQSKTKKLSSELNTVLTSTLTALSKRLSNTLSTRRPLTLQSHKPIPIASYAPRFEENFAPGKHYDPDTERNASAKLKALYKKERKGAMRELRKDNRFLAGEKAREQSEKDKDYNARMRKAEGSITVERAEEKAMEREKAKEKRRAGRE; encoded by the exons ATGGCACCCTCACAGCTCGCACAGCTAAAGGCGGCTCTCAATACGGCAGGTCTGTCGAGGAAGACACATTccaaaaaagacaaaaaagcATACAAGAAGGGCGGTGCTCGCGAGACTGACAGAGCAAAGAAACTCGAAAAACTTGAGGAGATCAGGAAAAATCTCAACAAATTcgatgagagagagacaCGAGTAAAGCACGATGTCGGAGGGAGAAATCTCAAGGGTGTTGTAGGTAGGCCTAGCGCAAGCAAGCAGGCCGGATTAGAACAA CGAAAGAAGACACTTTTACCTGAGCATCAGCTTCGCGACCACCGCGGAACATTTAGAGACAGGCGATTCGGTGAAAATGACCCCTCCATGTCCATCGAAGACCGTATGCTCGAGCGATACACGCGGGAGCGTCAACGTGGCCaaggcaaaaaaggaatgTTCAAcctggaagatgaagatgagcctTTTGGCGAACTGGACGATGGATTTGCCCTAGGTGGTTTAACGCACGGTGGAAGGAGTGTAATGGATCTCCCTGGTGACGATTTTGTCGCTCAAGGTCTGgctgacgaagatgaggatgaggaagagaatagAGCTGGGAGAATCGATAAACGTGTCGTCAGCAGGGTTCATTTTGGCGGGTTTGAAGACGCTACGGAGGAAGACCTG CccgagaagaaaaaatcCAAGCAGGAAGTCATGTCCGAGATCATTGCGAAATCCAAGGAGCACAAGTATGAGCGCCAACAGCAGCGAGAGATGGATGCCGAGCTTCGTGAAGAACTCGACGACGATATCGCAGACTTGCAGATGCTTCTCGCTGAAAATGCTCCAATTACCCCTGCTGCTACCGTATTCCCTACCACATCGAAGCCTCACCCTGACCCCGTGCCCCTGCCAGGAGGGGAAGTtattggagatggagaataTGACCAGATCGTTCGCTCTCTTGCATTCGACGCACGAGCCAAGCCCAAAAACAGGACCaagacggaagaagagcttgctcttgaagaaaaggaaaatcTTGAAAAGGCAGAGGCTAAGCGATTGCGTCGAATGAGGGGCGAAAGTGTCTCggatggcgaagaagaagaagggtcaaggaagaagcgaaaGGCGGACAACAAAAAACCTGATGCggatgatttggaggaCGATTAcgtagaagatgaggctTTGTTGGGTCCGGGGTTGACAAGGGAACAAATCGAAACTATGGTCCTCTCTGGAAGCGAAACTGGGtctgatgacgaggaagatgaggaggctggtacggaagaagaagaagaaagttttgatgaagacgcggaagaagaagacgagagtgATGTTGAGTCTGCTATGGAAGACTTGgatgaaagtgaagaggTGTCGATGTctgaggacgaggaagtcGAGCCTGTTGTCAAGAGAACtaaaggaaagaagactGAGAGGACagaaaaggtcaaggaaaTCCCTTACACATTTCCTTGCCCTGCGAATATCGAAGAATTCGAAGAAATAGTTGATCCTTTGGAGGACAGTGCGTTACCTACTGTCGTTCAGCGTATCAGAGCGTTGCATCACCCCAGTCTGGCTCAAGGCAACAAGGAAAAACTTCAG GAATTCCTTGGTGTGCTCATCGATTACGTCctcattctttcctcccgtccttctcctccattttCTCTCATCCAAACACTTGTTCCGCATCTCACAGCCCTCGTCAAGTTGAACCCCGTTACTGCCGCTGCGCATTTTGTCGAAAAAATCAAGCTCATGCAAAAGAATCTTTCTCGTGGATTGACTCGAGGTGCCACCAAACCCGATTCCAAAACGTTTCCTGGTGCGCCTGAACTGGCGTTGCTGAGGCTGGTCGGCTTGTTCTGGTCAACCAGTGACTATTCACATCCAGTGGTCGTGCCCGCGGTCCTGCTGATGGGGCAATATTTGTCTCAAAGTCGCGTTCGGTCACTGCGTGATCTGGCATCTGGTTTGTTCCTATGTTCTCTTTTAGCTCAA TACGAATCACTTTCAAAGCGGATTTTGCCAGAGGCAGTCAACTTTGTGGCTTCGTCaatcctcattctccttcctcgccgCAAGGGTGCAGAAATCAACAAGACATACCCTGATTTAAAGGCACCTTCTACATCTCTGTACTTAAACCTTCCCTCATCCGTCGTTCCTTCTCGACCAGTGGATCTCGGGTCTGCTGTTAATGCCATCGAAGACCAAGACGGCGAAGAGGCGGAACAACTCAAGGACGGACTGCTTGTCGTTGCTTGCAAGCTGGTTGACAAGTTTGCTGGTTTGTATCTCGACTCAGAGGCTTTCGTCGAGATGATGAGTCCTGTAAAACAGGTTCTAGAACAGTCAAAGACTAAAAAGTTATCCAGCGAGCTCAACACGGTATTAACTTCTACTCTGACCGCTCTGTCCAAGCGTCTCAGCAACACTCTCAGTACTCGTCGCCCTCTTACTCTTCAATCACACAAACCTATTCCTATCGCGTCCTATGCCCCTCGATTCGAGGAGAACTTTGCGCCTGGCAAGCACTATGATCCTGATACCGAGCGCAATGCTTCGGCCAAGCTCAAAGCTCTTTacaagaaagagagaaagggtgCCATGCGCGAGCTCAGAAAGGACAATCGATTCTTGGCCGGCGAAAAGGCGAGGGAACAAAGcgaaaaggacaaggacTACAACGCCAGGATGCGCAAGGCAGAGGGCAGTATTACAGTGGAGCGAgccgaagaaaaggccATGGAAAG agaaaaagcaaaggagaagCGGAGGGCTGGCAGGGAATAA